In Criblamydia sequanensis CRIB-18, the DNA window TGACTAATGATTATACTAATAGCTCTCGATGGCTACATAGTCTCATTCGTCATCCAGCCATGTAAAAAACAAGGAGTTTCTATGGCAATGCAACAACAATTCGGTACAGTAAAGTGGTTTAACCCAACTAAAGGTTATGGATTTATCCAGCCGGAAGAAGGCAACAAAGATGTATTCGTTCACATCACAGCCCTTGAACGTTCCGGACTAAAGACACTGCAAGAAGGTCAACGCGTTAGCTTTGAGTTGACTACTACTAACGGTAAAGTTTCAGCAGTGAATTTAAAACTCGCTTAAGCGTTCGTTTGTAACAATTGAAGCAACTAAAGAAAATTTGATTTATTATTTAAATTGTTTTTTCGCTTCAATACATACGGGTAAAAACGAACGCTGAATAAGTCTTTCTATTTTACCCGTCTTTTTTTTCACTTTTTGACTAATTCCATTTATTGGTAGAGTTTCTTTATTCGTAAAAGAGGTCTTGAATGTCACGCGAAATTAACTTTTTCTCTGATGAAATAGAGATTTCTGAGGAAAAACTGCCCTCCCCCCCTAAAAAAAAAGTCTAGA includes these proteins:
- a CDS encoding cold-shock protein, whose product is MAMQQQFGTVKWFNPTKGYGFIQPEEGNKDVFVHITALERSGLKTLQEGQRVSFELTTTNGKVSAVNLKLA